Below is a genomic region from Populus trichocarpa isolate Nisqually-1 chromosome 15, P.trichocarpa_v4.1, whole genome shotgun sequence.
TAGTTTCAATTTTGTGTAAGGGCTTGCCTTTTCTTCTACAATTGTATGGTCAGCTGTCATTGCTGACAGTTCCTTTGATAGGTTTAAAAACCTtggaaaggaaaattaaaaaataatttggtatGATACACTATGAATCAACCTTGCTATCTCGAAGTAGCTTTTTACTGATCTCGGGAGTGCTGCTGTTGATAGTGCAAATGGTTGACAATTATATACACTTATAGTGCCAGTGGTATTCCAACTGTGGAAAATACTTTTGGTCAACTTGGTGGTTTCCAAATGCCTCTGTATGGCCATTTGCTAAATACTTTTGTGGGGTATTGTTCTTCATTCATCTGTGTCCTTAAAATGATGCAGGAGAAGCTCTATACTAGCAAAAATAGAACAGAGGCTTCGTTggggaagaaattaaagaatgacATGCTTCCTGAGATTGAGAAGGTTTACAAGGTACTGGAAATTGCTTAGTGAGTAACATGGTTTACTTAATTGGATTTCATTAACCAAGAATTTCTTTCTTGCCTCAAATTATTCTTGATTGAAATCCGCTGTAAGTTATGTTATCCTAGAAAGAAATCATATTCAGATTTCCTTTTACACTTTTGTTTGCTTAGAGGAAAGAGAGGCTGCTGAAAAAGCAACACAGGCAGGCTCTACTTCTTGATAATTTCTTGAGCATGGATGGACATGCACCAGGACGTTCTCTCCGTGATAGGAAGCCTGTCACTTATACTTTTGGTAAGCAAAGAAAACTTATGATCGTGCAGTAGTAAGAGCTTTAGTAGTTGTCAAGATTGATTACTCTCGACAGATGAATTTTTCCTACTGTTATTTCTCTCAAAGTAGATGTTGCCTATAATGCCTAGTCCTTTATGTATACCATTCCAggagttttgtttttggaacTTGGGGGATGTTGAAGATAGAACTAATATTAACATTGGACAGTTAACTGGGAATCTATTTGTTTCAACTTAATCTCTCTtatgttgtttttcttgaaatcttAGAATAAAAGTTGCATATATTACCTCAGTTTTGCTGAACTTTCAGACAGTTGTGCTGATGAGCTTTTCTTAATAATGAGAATGTGCTTTTATTACAGTAATAATTGTTCTCATACAAAAATAGGCAATCTGATTGCTGTATCAACTATTTTTGCAGATGATTATGATCGGTCAATCAACGAGGCtatcaaaataacaaagtaagTTCTTGATCATGTACATTCTtcatacagttttttttttcctatgctaggaggaatttgtttttatctctcTACCATGGAATATCAAGTTTTTCACTTTCTTTACTCTTTTTCTTAGGCGTAAACCACCGTCTCCAGAACCTTTTCACAGAAGAGAAGGTTTTGCTAAACCTGAAGCTTCTACAAATGGTGAATTGAGTGGTCCTTCACACACATCGCAACATGGCACTTTCAGTGCCGCATCTCCTGATTCTCTTGAATATGATGACATGGATGAAGACCATAAATCTGAAATGTTGGATCGGGGGTAAGATAAGCTTGTCTTTCAAAACTAATCATGTTTCCTTGATCTTGCACATAACTTATCACTGCATAATGGCTTGCAGCAACAGGAGAAGACAGAGGCCTCAACGGTATTCAGCAACAGAGTTTGTTGAGGCAGTTTCAGATAATGAGGCAGGCTTCGACAGTGATGATGATATAGTTGGAGAAGCTGTCTATGATGATGAATACTTGAGGAAACGTAAGCAGAAGAGGCTGTCTAGCAGCTCTGAAGGGGATGAAGAGTATCAGTGGGATGATGAAAATGgtgaggaggaagaagaagatgaagaagaggaTTCCTTAAGTATTAGTGAGGATAGTGAGGAGCcccaaaaattcaataaatttccAGGCCGTACACGCAGGGAGACAAAATTACGGTCAGTTGATGAAATCCAGTCAGGTCTAAGACGCAGCAGAAGGAGCACTCGGAACCAGATTAATTACCGACAATATGAGCTGTCCGAGTCAGAAACAGAGTCAATGAAACGTGAGAAATCAAATGTATCAGATGAACACTCAGATGCAAGTGAGAATGCAGAGTATTCAGCTGGAAGTCAAAGTCAAGATTCTGATGGCAATGATGACAAACAAGGTATGAAAGTTGATCAGCCTGTAGAAGGTGACAAAGTGATAGAACAAAAGGAGCAAAATCAGCCACCTGAGCAATCAAATAGCCCAGTCCAAGATGAAGTTGATGGTGTAAGGAAAAGACGTTTCCTCGATCTCAACGAACTAGCTCCAGGTTCTGGTTTTGATGATGGTCTGAACACAGtaatgaaagatgaagatagAAATGATTTTTGAGGTTCCCTCTCTTGTGGCAAGAGAAGATTCGTTGTTTTCTCTGGGAAGCTCAATGTACAATAGTATAATGTTATAAATTTTGTGATAAGTCCGTGGAGGAAATTACCATCGGAGTTCTTCCATGGCCTAAGCGAAGCAACAACCTTGATGCAATTCATTTAGGATTTGCAGCAAGGAGCAACTTGATGCTGAGAGTTCCGTAGATTAGGTAGTCATTTTTTAGCATGTCTACATTCATAGAAGCCTACAACGGGTCAATGAGAATTCCTTGGGAGTTCTACATCTTATCCAATTAATGTACAATAACCTTAACTCATTTTGTAACTGAAAAAAATTGGCTTTTAGATGTTCAGGCTTTGTAGTTTAATCGTTCACGATCATGGCTCTGATAAAATGATCAGGTCAGGGGACTGTTGTCTGTATGTGATGAATCATCCTCGCTTAAAAGGTAACTAATGTTTCTTCTGCCAATTTAACATTTTTCCTACTTTGTAATTATAGCCATTTTGTGATTGTAATGCTCAAAATTTATGCCAGGTGTGTCGCACAGAAGTCTTGACTCAATTACTCTAAATCATGATGTTTGTAATTCTTCAATGATGCAACTGCATGAATAGAGTTTGTTTTCTAGACCCTAATGGACTTGTAGGTgcagatttttgaattttctgctTCACTATAACCTCTGCAACCTTGGACCAGAAAACTTAAATGGGAATTAATACAACTCAATGGCACTGCTAATTCATAATTTGGCTTTTCAGTGACTATTTTCTTGTGGTTGGGCAGCGTCTTCCTTGGCACGGCCCTCTGCTGCCTTAGTAGCTGCTTGAGCGTTTTGTCTGGATGCGTCTTTGTCAGCCTTTTCTGTAGCTTCTTCTGCTTCCTCAAGAGCTTGAATTAAGTGTGAGAGACACTTCTCTGCATCATCCAATGGGGACTTGGGCATGAGGCTCTCTGCGACATCTGCTGGTGTGATCTTGGTCTCCTTCATTAAGCTTTCAATTTTATCGAACAAAGGATGTGCTTCAAGTCTCAGGTAATTCCTTGAAAGCACTTTGAATGCCTCAAAACTGCAGTAAGAGAGCTCAATATGCTTGTCCATTCTTCCCCTTCTTACCAGAGCAGGATCAAGCTTCTCCACGTAATTAGTAGTAAACACAATAAGCCTCTCCCCTCCACTAGCAGACCATATCCCATCAATGAAATTCAACAGCCCCGAAAGTGTCACTTTGCTGCTAGTCTCTTCTTTATGATGTTCTTTGCCAGTTTCTTTCTCTGACTTCTCCTTGTCCTCATCTGGagatttctcttctttcttattCCTTTGACCAGTCAGCTCAAGCGAGCAATCTATGTCTTCTATCACTATGATAGATTTACTAGTGGTCTCAATCAAAAGCGTCCTTAGCTCGCTATTGTCTTTCACAGCAGTGAGCTCGAGATCATAAACATCATAGTTTAACAAGTTGGCCATTGCAGCAATCATGGTAGACTTTCCGGTCCCTGGTGGACCGTAAAGAAGATACCCTCGTTTCCACGCCTTTCCAATTCTGGCATAGAAATCCTTGCTCTCGCTGAAAGTCACCAGATCTTCTATGATCTCCTGCTTCTTTGCAGGCTCCATGGCTAACGTATCGAATGTGGCAGGATGCTCGAACACTATATGGTTCCACATGGTCTGCTTGTAGATTTGCCACTTGTTTCCAGAACCATTTGTGTAAAGCTTCCTCTGTCTGTTTCTCACCCTAATTTCTTTCCCTTGCTGCATCACATGCTTCAAGTAAACCTCACTTATGACCCCCCTGTAGCGCTTATGAAACGTGAGCCTATAATACCTTCTCTCTTGCTGAGGATACATGGATTGTAATGGTGGCATCACTTTGCTTGAAACCCACCAAACTTGGATACCCTGAAATTCATCTTTCACTCTCTCATACTCATCCATACTAAGCACCAAGTTGCTGCA
It encodes:
- the LOC7474852 gene encoding DDT domain-containing protein DDR4, which translates into the protein MSREQPSPSPISLNEADAPLNEADARTQTPPVNRSNRPSRACTIRAAARLQQQQLAVIERKQKPKKQEQQQHLDESSVQQNEQCSGGSSKIVTQLVAPPEPAQLPRWSLRSMWELASVLNFLNVFRHLLNITVEFSAEEFETALITPNDTLGDIHMPLLKAIPPITRMALTRDTWITVLCRKLRDWWHWVADGELPLVASHGVEVEVYKTLDPGIRVVILKALCDIRVEQEDIRNYIDNSLKHGIQLSLFRKERFGGDSQGINYWYEDDPMIGQRLYREIRKTEVKLKAKAKGSQIIPNVTYLWETVATNFEEFQDVSEKLYTSKNRTEASLGKKLKNDMLPEIEKVYKRKERLLKKQHRQALLLDNFLSMDGHAPGRSLRDRKPVTYTFDDYDRSINEAIKITKRKPPSPEPFHRREGFAKPEASTNGELSGPSHTSQHGTFSAASPDSLEYDDMDEDHKSEMLDRGNRRRQRPQRYSATEFVEAVSDNEAGFDSDDDIVGEAVYDDEYLRKRKQKRLSSSSEGDEEYQWDDENGEEEEEDEEEDSLSISEDSEEPQKFNKFPGRTRRETKLRSVDEIQSGLRRSRRSTRNQINYRQYELSESETESMKREKSNVSDEHSDASENAEYSAGSQSQDSDGNDDKQGMKVDQPVEGDKVIEQKEQNQPPEQSNSPVQDEVDGVRKRRFLDLNELAPGSGFDDGLNTVMKDEDRNDF
- the LOC7474853 gene encoding AAA-ATPase ASD, mitochondrial; amino-acid sequence: MIVPQTMTEMWATMGSTIASFMFISAIIHQYCPYEVRLYFGKYTQRIMSFFYPYIKISIHEYAGDRLKRSEAYAAVEAYLSINSSKCAKRLKAEMAKDCSNLVLSMDEYERVKDEFQGIQVWWVSSKVMPPLQSMYPQQERRYYRLTFHKRYRGVISEVYLKHVMQQGKEIRVRNRQRKLYTNGSGNKWQIYKQTMWNHIVFEHPATFDTLAMEPAKKQEIIEDLVTFSESKDFYARIGKAWKRGYLLYGPPGTGKSTMIAAMANLLNYDVYDLELTAVKDNSELRTLLIETTSKSIIVIEDIDCSLELTGQRNKKEEKSPDEDKEKSEKETGKEHHKEETSSKVTLSGLLNFIDGIWSASGGERLIVFTTNYVEKLDPALVRRGRMDKHIELSYCSFEAFKVLSRNYLRLEAHPLFDKIESLMKETKITPADVAESLMPKSPLDDAEKCLSHLIQALEEAEEATEKADKDASRQNAQAATKAAEGRAKEDAAQPQENSH